A single genomic interval of Amblyomma americanum isolate KBUSLIRL-KWMA chromosome 11, ASM5285725v1, whole genome shotgun sequence harbors:
- the LOC144110265 gene encoding uncharacterized protein LOC144110265 encodes MEVTVEGTEITPEELRTSDWITKVGKHVKELQDLTRGERRGGKDGDARLERGAESGEGRKIAAEANAAYKKLGQKNAERSIASYLPRLPANDYKIIIRPKNGLALAKVPTTRLSAAVRMAAQIPWVKGQDKDVLIHNDKQGTLIFSTPDMDTVWKVTKIKSIHIDDDEYEVTAYLAPHEDCGRGVVHGINPKLTIEELTEAFGNPRNPPILGVRKMGNSSSAIVIFKHETVPRWVYCYDVPLKCVLYKKRYEVCYRCGELGHRSDVCVSAQVKCLGCGIIAPPEDHVCEPKCKLCGKGHLTADRKCKEAFRTPYTIKKRQWEAKLAMEVMEEEARKAKEIEVGRSRFEKHQGRSRSQSGNQSESRGRSESFPRLPNLREAEKQKKAQPGTAGPSGGAVVNNPARPKSPSRKVGWVSEASQDKRDEEIFQIKEENRLLTAQLAAMSKQIEELIIALKPNAAPAKQSQMPQNPVVRASEEQGAAQPPAKKRAKEVEKPIIDMDTEKVIDMKIEQLEAKFEAKSRQDNEWRKAFEERMLGMFQTLSEQLHQRDNSVAEQIHQRDNNLTEQLKEEFAKRDRAYEHLTQQVLGNQMNQLNGNHGSQIQ; translated from the coding sequence ATGGAGGTGACCGTAGAGGGTACGGAGATTACACCCGAAGAATTGAGAACCTCGGATTGGATCACTAAAGTGGGAAAacatgttaaagaactgcaggacCTCACGAGAGGCGAACGGCGAGGAGGCAAAGATGGAGACGCCAGATTGGAACGCGGAGCCGAATCCGGAGAGGGCAGAAAGATAGCGGCGGAGGCGAACGCCGCATATAAAAAGCTGGGGCAGAAGAACGCGGAGCGCTCAATTGCGTCGTACCTTCCGCGTTTACCAGCTAATGACTACAAGATAATTATTCGGCCGAAGAATGGGCTGGCGCTCGCGAAAGTTCCGACTACGAGGTTGAGTGCGGCGGTGCGTATGGCAGCGCAAATTCCATGGGTCAAAGGGCAGGACAAGGACGTGCTGATTCATAACGACAAACAAGGCACCCTGATTTTCAGCACCCCAGATATGGACACTGTCTGGAAGGTGACCAAGATTAAGTCTATCCATATCGACGACGACGAGTACGAAGTCACAGCGTACCTGGCACCGCACGAGGACTGCGGGCGGGGTGTGGTGCACGGCATCAACCCGAAACTGACCATAGAGGAACTGACAGAGGCCTTCGGTAACCCGAGGAACCCCCCGATACTTGGCGTTAGGAAGATGGGCAACTCCAGTTCGGCGATCGTCATCTTCAAACACGAGACAGTGCCGAGGTGGGTGTACTGTTACGACGTACCCCTAAAGTGCGTGCTCTACAAGAAGCGGTACGAGGTGTGCTACCGCTGTGGCGAGCTAGGACACAGATCGGACGTATGTGTCAGCGCCCAAGTTAAGTGTCTGGGATGCGGAATCATAGCCCCACCCGAGGATCACGTATGCGAGCCCAAGTGTAAATTGTGCGGCAAAGGTCACTTGACAGCAGACCGGAAATGCAAGGAAGCTTTCAGGACCCCTTATACGATAAAGAAGAGGCAATGGGAGGCCAAGCTGGCTATGGAAGTCATGGAAGAGGAAGCGCGGAAGGCGAAGGAGATCGAAGTAGGAAGGAGCCGGTTCGAAAAGCATCAAGGGAGATCCAGGAGTCAGTCAGGAAACCAGAGCGAGTCGAGAGGGAGATCAGAGTCCTTCCCGCGTCTACCGAATCTGCGGGAAGCGGagaagcaaaagaaggcccaaccCGGGACTGCGGGCCCCTCCGGAGGCGCTGTCGTCAACAACCCAGCGAGGCCCAAGTCTCCGAGCCGAAAGGTGGGTTGGGTGAGCGAAGCCTCCCAGGATAAACGCGATGAAGAAATCTTCCAGATTAAGGAAGAAAATCGATTGCTTACGGCACAGCTCGCAGCGATGAGCAAGCAAATTGAGGAGCTTATAATAGCGCTTAAGCCTAATGCAGCACCTGCGAAACAATCGCAGATGCCACAAAATCCAGTTGTAAGAGCATCAGAGGAGCAGGGTGCGGCTCAGCCGCCGGCTAAGAAGAGGGCGAAGGAAGTAGAGAAGCCCATAATAGATATGGACACAGAGAAAGTGATAGACATGAAAATAGAACAATTGGAGGCAAAATTTGAGGCCAAATCTAGACAGGACAATGAATGGCGCAAGGCTTTTGAAGAACGCATGTTAGGGATGTTCCAAACCCTCTCAGAGCAGCTGCATCAACGAGATAACAGCGTCGCAGAGCAAATACATCAGAGGGATAATAACCTCACTGAACAACTTAAGGAAGAATTTGCGAAAAGGGACCGGGCGTACGAACACCTCACTCAACAAGTACTAGGAAACCAGATGAATCAGCTGAATGGCAATCATGGCTCACAGATCCAGTAA